DNA from Polaribacter sp. NJDZ03:
TTGTGTACTGCATCTAGAGAGTATCAGCATTTAAAATTAAAAGAAATAGATGCTTTAGAAATTTCTTCAGAAGAAAAAGAGAAAAAAATAAATCAGGTTACAGAAAAGTCTTGTATTTGTGTTGGTTTAGGTACATCTACTTTAATTTTGAATAATTTAAGTACCAAGAAAATTGGAGAAGGGGTTTCTGTTTGCCCTGGACCTAATATGGCATATTATGATAAAATAATGAGTTTATGTGATATTACAGACCATATTTATGGAAGAAAAAATATGATGACCAGAACAGATAGACCAAATGTTTTTGTAAAAGAATTATCTCTTTATATTACCCATTTACAAGATAAAGTAAATGAAGCAAAAGCTACAATTGATAAAAAACAATTAAGAACTTTAACTAAGTTTAAAAAGAATTTAGAAGCCGGAATTGAGTATTACAATGAATTATTTTTAGCGAAAAAAGAAGCTTTTAAAGATAGCAAAGAAGCACTTTTAACTTCACTTAAAATAGAACAACAAAAACTTGTTTTAATAGGTGTAGAAATAGAGAATTTATAAGGAATAATATTTATCATAAAAAAAGCCTCTTTTAATATTAAAAGAGGCTTTTTTTATGTTTATTAATAGAGGAGATATAATAATTATAAATATTTTAAATTATTAATTATAAGGTGATTAATGTGGTTTTCTTCTGAGTAAAAAGTTATTTTTATAAAAGACAATAAAGTCTTTAAATATGATAACTGTCATGTTTTTTTGCAGACTACTTTTTTAAATTTGTTAGTAGTAATACAAGTCAAATAATAAAAAACATACTAAAAACGAGTACTTACAGAAAATAACAATTAACCTTTAAATACACCAAAAATGAAAATAAGAAATTTAATCGCTTTGTTTGCAATACTATTATTAATTAGTTGTGGAGGAGAAGAAAAAAAGAAATCTACAAACGACTTACCAACTAAAAAAGCAGCTGTAAAAAAAGCTCCGGAAAAAGAGACCAAAACTAAAGTAGTAGAAAAAGAAGAGATAACAATAGATTTAAATAACAAAGGAATTGGTCCTGTAAAGTCTGTTACTCTAGATGGGACTATTGATCAAAAAATGGCAGAAGAAGGAAAGTTAATATTTAAAAGTAAATGTTCTTCTTGTCATAAAGCTAATAAAAAATTTATAGGGCCTAGTCCTGATGGAATTTTAGAAAGACGCTCTCCAGAGTGGGTAATGAATATGATTTTAAATCCAGAAGAAATGGTTAAAAAAGATCCAATAGCAAAGGCTTTGTTAATTCAATTTAAGGGTGTGCCAATGGCTAATCAACATTTATCAGAAAAAGAAACTAGATTAATTTTAGAATATTTTAGAACATTATAAATTTAGTTTATATCAATATCCTCTTATAAGGCAATATTTTTAGAATATCTTGAATATTTTATATAAAAAGCATCTTTCACTCATTTGAAAGATGCTTTTTTAGTTTATCATAAATTAGTGCTATATCTAATATTGTTTACTTAGAGTTGTACAAGAAATAACCTTGATTGTTTTGTATAATATGTATTTGTAATTTAAAGATATAAGGTGTTGTTTTTTAGTGATTTAATTATTGGATTAAGGTTTGAAATTCTTTTTATAGAAAGTGATATTATTAGATTTTTTTAAGAGGTGTTTAACATGTTAAAGAATAAAACTTATTAACATTTTTTTATTTCACTTCTTAATTTTATGTTTAACCTTTTTAAAAACTGATTTATAAGTGATTACCTATAATGAATTAAAAGTATATTGTTTATAATTGAACTATTTATAAAAGGCTGTTTTCTACATTTTAAGGTAAGTTTAACGCTTAATTTTAACTTATTATAATGAAAAAAATTACTACTCTTTTTGCTCTTTTTACCGTTGTAACTTTAAGTGCTCAAAATTTTCAAAGTCACTATGATTTAGCTCGTGAACATGTAACGTTAACTTTTGAAATGTTTAAACCCGATAACTACGGAAACACTTATACTTTTACTGATTTTGATTTTAATGCAGACAATGGAATTAGTCAAGCATATTTTGAAATTGCACGTGTTTTAAAAACTGAAAAAATGCCAGTTGGGTTACATATTGAATATAATGGTGGATTAGGAACTTTTGAAAGGGGTACAGGTTTAAATGGTTATACCATAAATAATGCTTGGATTTTTGGAGCTAATTATGGTAAGTCAAATGCCGTTTGGGGATTTTCTACCTATGCTGGTTACAAAACTTTTAAAGGTACAAGTAAAGGAAACTTTCAAACAACAGGAACTTGGTATTGGAATATCATTGCTAATAAATTAACTTTTTCTGGATTTGCAGATCTATGGTCTGAAAATGGACTAAGTGATAAAACGGTATTCTTATCAGAGCCTCAATTATGGTATCATTTAAATAAAACATTTTCTGTAGGAGGTGAGCTTGAACTGTCAAATAATTTTGCTGGTACTTATGCATTTAAAGGAAGACCTACTTTAGCTGTAAAATGGAACTTATAATTAAATAACGAAAAGATGTTAGATAAATATTTTAAAATTA
Protein-coding regions in this window:
- a CDS encoding cytochrome c, giving the protein MKIRNLIALFAILLLISCGGEEKKKSTNDLPTKKAAVKKAPEKETKTKVVEKEEITIDLNNKGIGPVKSVTLDGTIDQKMAEEGKLIFKSKCSSCHKANKKFIGPSPDGILERRSPEWVMNMILNPEEMVKKDPIAKALLIQFKGVPMANQHLSEKETRLILEYFRTL
- a CDS encoding DUF5020 family protein, with the protein product MKKITTLFALFTVVTLSAQNFQSHYDLAREHVTLTFEMFKPDNYGNTYTFTDFDFNADNGISQAYFEIARVLKTEKMPVGLHIEYNGGLGTFERGTGLNGYTINNAWIFGANYGKSNAVWGFSTYAGYKTFKGTSKGNFQTTGTWYWNIIANKLTFSGFADLWSENGLSDKTVFLSEPQLWYHLNKTFSVGGELELSNNFAGTYAFKGRPTLAVKWNL